The following proteins are co-located in the Actinomycetota bacterium genome:
- a CDS encoding ATPase has protein sequence MVNRPYWTERIERTWRRRSVVWLHGVRRSGKTTLCRQLPGVEYFDCDLPSVRDRLRDPETFWSALRDRRVVLDEIHHAPDPALVLKVAADHFPDVRVVATGSSTLAATAKFSDSLTGRKESVWLTPMISEDLAA, from the coding sequence ATGGTGAACCGACCCTATTGGACCGAGCGCATCGAGCGCACGTGGCGCCGCCGCAGCGTGGTGTGGCTCCACGGCGTCCGCCGCTCGGGCAAGACGACACTGTGCCGCCAGCTTCCCGGGGTCGAGTACTTCGACTGCGACCTGCCGAGCGTGCGTGACCGCCTTCGCGACCCCGAGACGTTCTGGTCCGCTCTTCGCGACCGCCGGGTCGTGCTCGACGAGATCCACCACGCACCGGATCCCGCGCTTGTGCTCAAGGTCGCCGCCGACCACTTCCCCGACGTGCGGGTCGTCGCGACCGGCTCGTCGACCCTAGCGGCGACCGCCAAGTTCTCGGACTCACTGACGGGGCGCAAGGAGTCGGTCTGGCTCACACCGATGATCTCGGAGGACCTCGCGGCCTT